From Bacteroidota bacterium, the proteins below share one genomic window:
- the porU gene encoding type IX secretion system sortase PorU, whose amino-acid sequence MNLKNLVVLIVLLVLNTSIFSQSKSPVITKSPNDSKSVNPAKEESKVPDFKILASTQSYIEIEFTPQYINSNFDFNNSQVDGKKYGEPDLRFRSFPVYLTSQINNKIEVIDSKFDIVNNADIKPIPTPKKSIKDKEVTIGSDYIKNDKVYSLNKFLPADFPAQLGNVGAVRNRYIANVIINPVEYNPASKTVKKYTYIRVRITFGSSPILLNKPISQEESDFLKGAALNWRDAENWSTKEFNQIKDNVVTNSVFASGDFYKLEIKESGMYKLDKNYLQSAGINVGAIDPKTIKIYGNNGFEIPYSNCVDYPNDPVENAIYVEGEADGVFNDNDYVLFYGQGTVEWQYDSVNSAYLHYLNPYSKSNYYWLTFGNGNGLRMQTIISPDVPNAFTPSSFIDRTFEEPEVNNLGATGLLWVSQRIGVNESYSFNKELKGYIDGTDINLRMRLGNGSSADDYFYIADANSQFQTIKYVYPVGGFGSFAKINLDYLGSSRFGVYYPLNSGRTSVSLKVSLPSSAGNSSQSAGYYDYYEILYKRTFASADGNVLRFNGYDTTGIVEYKPSGFNSGDVKVFDVTNSYQAKIINPISYTGGQVRFQANTVQHQPNEYYVVGGQNYKTPPAASRIANQNLKGNLAAGADMIVFYPKEFTSAVNRYKSYRENSGFNKLKVALVEVEQLYNEFSGGKLDPVAFRNFMKFAYNNWTTRPTLAFFFGDGSYDYKNIYNLSTKNFLPPIEVSSEQSDDIASYCSDDFAMDINECFTVPTPCQPDFGTGRCCVTSDAEANVVVDKIISYEDPSNYGRWRDKIMYVADDGWTTENQGINGGEQSLHTGQCEDLAENHTPKFFEKEKIYIVSYPAIYTPQGRRKPDVNPVIINGWNEGRLIINYTGHGSTDLWAHEHIFERQVSIPQLTNKDKYAFLTIASCDLARWDDPYGLSAAEQLVNEQNKGAIGVLAAVRPVYSAPNSTFNNLFWDKFAFLKDTLNLPIRLGQAIFLTKQTWHYDNDMKFALLCDPSLRAGIPQYFTNIDSINGQPGNSLVQMKALQKIKISGSVLRPDSTLWNNYNGSISIKVLDVDKQIHIIDFGAPFDFRLDGGTIFTGNANVVNGLWNLEFIVPKDISYSEGHGKILAYFQNTTANGVGYTDNFTINGIDTSAVRDSTGPTISLYMDSRNFRSGDLVNQNPKLIADFYDPFGMNLTGTIGHKIEATLNNNDQSKIDLTSFYNSTNGYQYGSIEYPLQNLQSGKNTLSIKAYDTYNNFTVTSIEFNVQSSSALTLENVYNYPNPMKNSTAFVFNHNFDKPLNATIKIYTVSGRLIKELNKTGITDKFVSIDWDGRDNDGDNIANGTYIYKLTIKSDDGTFSQSNVNKLAKLQ is encoded by the coding sequence ATGAACCTGAAGAATTTAGTTGTATTGATAGTGCTTCTCGTATTAAATACTTCGATTTTTTCTCAGAGTAAATCTCCGGTAATAACCAAATCCCCCAATGATTCAAAATCTGTCAACCCGGCAAAAGAAGAATCAAAAGTTCCGGATTTTAAGATACTGGCTTCTACTCAAAGTTATATTGAAATCGAGTTTACTCCTCAATATATAAACAGCAATTTTGATTTCAATAATTCACAAGTCGACGGAAAAAAATACGGTGAACCCGATTTAAGATTCAGAAGCTTTCCGGTATATCTTACATCACAGATAAATAATAAAATTGAAGTAATAGATTCTAAATTTGATATAGTAAATAATGCTGATATAAAGCCAATCCCCACTCCAAAAAAATCTATCAAAGATAAAGAAGTAACAATAGGAAGCGACTACATAAAAAACGATAAAGTATATTCACTTAATAAATTTCTTCCTGCAGATTTTCCCGCCCAACTGGGAAATGTAGGCGCTGTAAGAAACCGCTACATTGCGAACGTAATAATAAATCCTGTAGAATATAATCCTGCATCGAAGACAGTTAAAAAATATACATATATTAGAGTAAGAATTACATTTGGCAGTTCACCTATTTTATTAAATAAACCTATAAGTCAGGAAGAAAGTGATTTCTTAAAAGGCGCTGCGCTTAACTGGAGAGATGCAGAGAACTGGTCAACAAAAGAGTTTAATCAGATTAAAGATAATGTAGTTACAAATAGTGTTTTTGCATCGGGTGATTTCTATAAACTGGAGATAAAAGAATCCGGAATGTATAAACTCGATAAAAATTATTTACAATCTGCAGGTATCAATGTAGGAGCTATTGACCCTAAGACAATTAAAATTTATGGAAACAACGGATTTGAAATTCCATACAGTAACTGTGTTGATTACCCTAATGACCCGGTTGAAAATGCAATCTATGTAGAAGGAGAAGCTGACGGAGTATTTAACGACAACGATTATGTTTTATTTTACGGTCAGGGAACGGTTGAATGGCAGTATGATTCAGTAAATTCCGCTTATTTACATTATCTGAATCCTTATTCCAAATCTAATTACTATTGGCTTACATTCGGTAATGGTAACGGATTAAGAATGCAGACTATTATAAGTCCGGATGTTCCTAATGCATTTACCCCTTCCAGTTTTATAGATAGAACTTTTGAAGAACCCGAAGTAAATAATCTTGGCGCTACCGGTCTCTTATGGGTAAGTCAGAGAATTGGCGTAAATGAAAGTTACAGTTTCAATAAAGAGTTAAAAGGATACATAGACGGCACTGATATAAATTTGAGAATGAGGTTAGGCAACGGTTCAAGCGCTGATGATTATTTTTATATTGCAGATGCTAATTCTCAGTTTCAGACAATAAAATATGTTTATCCTGTAGGCGGCTTTGGCAGTTTTGCTAAAATTAATTTAGATTATTTAGGCTCATCTCGTTTTGGAGTGTATTACCCTCTTAATTCGGGCAGGACTTCAGTAAGCCTTAAAGTTTCTTTACCTTCCTCCGCCGGAAATTCATCGCAAAGCGCGGGATATTATGATTATTATGAAATTCTGTATAAAAGAACTTTCGCAAGCGCAGATGGTAATGTACTTCGTTTCAATGGTTATGATACTACCGGTATAGTGGAATACAAACCATCAGGTTTCAATTCAGGCGATGTAAAAGTTTTTGACGTTACTAATTCTTATCAGGCAAAAATAATAAATCCTATTTCATATACAGGAGGTCAGGTTCGATTTCAGGCAAACACTGTTCAGCATCAGCCTAACGAATATTATGTAGTCGGCGGACAAAATTACAAAACTCCTCCTGCTGCTTCTAGAATTGCTAACCAGAATTTAAAAGGTAATTTAGCAGCCGGCGCAGATATGATAGTATTTTATCCGAAGGAATTTACATCTGCTGTGAATAGATACAAAAGTTACAGAGAGAATTCAGGTTTTAATAAACTGAAGGTTGCTCTTGTAGAAGTTGAACAATTATATAATGAATTTTCAGGCGGTAAACTTGATCCTGTTGCTTTCCGTAACTTCATGAAGTTTGCTTATAACAACTGGACAACAAGACCGACATTGGCTTTTTTCTTTGGAGATGGCAGTTATGATTATAAGAATATTTATAACCTGAGTACAAAGAATTTCTTGCCTCCTATTGAAGTATCTTCGGAGCAAAGTGACGATATTGCAAGTTATTGCAGTGATGATTTTGCAATGGACATTAATGAATGTTTCACGGTGCCAACTCCGTGTCAGCCTGATTTCGGGACTGGACGATGCTGTGTTACATCAGATGCGGAAGCCAATGTGGTGGTTGATAAAATTATTTCTTATGAAGACCCTTCCAACTACGGAAGATGGCGCGATAAAATTATGTACGTAGCAGATGACGGCTGGACAACTGAAAATCAGGGTATAAATGGAGGAGAACAATCTTTACACACAGGACAGTGTGAAGATTTAGCTGAAAATCATACACCAAAATTTTTTGAAAAAGAAAAAATTTACATTGTAAGCTATCCTGCAATTTATACACCGCAAGGAAGAAGAAAACCTGATGTTAATCCTGTAATTATAAACGGCTGGAATGAAGGCAGACTAATTATAAATTATACCGGACATGGAAGTACTGATTTATGGGCGCATGAGCATATTTTTGAAAGACAGGTAAGTATTCCACAGTTAACGAATAAAGATAAATACGCTTTCTTAACTATTGCCAGCTGCGATCTTGCCCGCTGGGATGACCCGTATGGTTTAAGCGCTGCCGAACAATTAGTGAATGAACAAAACAAAGGAGCAATAGGGGTACTGGCTGCTGTCAGACCGGTTTATTCTGCTCCAAACTCTACTTTCAATAACCTCTTTTGGGATAAATTTGCTTTCTTAAAAGATACTTTGAATCTGCCTATTCGATTGGGACAGGCTATATTTCTAACAAAACAAACCTGGCATTATGACAACGATATGAAATTTGCATTATTGTGTGACCCTTCATTAAGAGCCGGCATTCCACAATATTTTACAAATATAGATTCTATTAACGGACAACCGGGAAATTCTTTGGTTCAAATGAAAGCTCTCCAGAAAATTAAAATTTCCGGAAGTGTTCTCAGACCTGATTCAACTCTTTGGAATAATTATAACGGTTCTATTTCTATCAAAGTACTTGATGTAGATAAACAGATTCATATAATTGATTTCGGTGCTCCGTTTGATTTCAGATTAGATGGAGGCACTATATTTACAGGTAATGCAAATGTAGTTAATGGATTATGGAATCTGGAATTCATTGTTCCTAAAGATATTTCATACAGTGAAGGTCACGGAAAGATTTTAGCTTATTTTCAGAATACAACTGCCAACGGAGTTGGATATACTGATAATTTCACAATTAACGGCATAGATACATCAGCGGTGCGGGATTCTACCGGACCTACTATCAGTTTGTATATGGATAGCAGGAACTTCAGAAGCGGAGATTTGGTAAACCAGAACCCAAAACTGATTGCAGATTTTTATGATCCGTTCGGAATGAATTTAACAGGAACCATAGGGCATAAGATTGAAGCAACCTTGAACAATAATGACCAGAGTAAAATTGACCTGACTTCTTTCTACAATTCAACAAATGGTTATCAATACGGCTCAATTGAGTATCCGCTGCAAAATCTTCAAAGCGGCAAAAACACATTATCAATTAAAGCTTACGATACTTACAATAATTTCACTGTGACAAGCATTGAATTCAATGTTCAAAGCAGCTCTGCATTGACACTGGAAAATGTTTACAACTATCCGAATCCGATGAAGAATTCAACTGCTTTTGTTTTCAATCACAATTTTGATAAGCCGCTGAATGCCACAATCAAAATTTACACAGTTTCAGGCAGATTGATAAAAGAATTGAATAAAACGGGTATTACGGATAAATTTGTAAGTATTGACTGGGACGGCAGAGATAATGACGGTGACAATATTGCAAATGGAACTTATATATATAAATTAACTATAAAATCAGACGACGGAACTTTCTCACAAAGCAACGTTAACAAACTGGCAAAATTACAATAA
- the prmC gene encoding peptide chain release factor N(5)-glutamine methyltransferase, with product MEKISNPTVLDIIKSSTELLAKKNITNPRLNVELMLCEVLDCDRVRLYLDFEKPLTKNELELYREWFKRRLNHEPLQYITGHAYFYGYRFKVNEHVLIPRQETEILVEKVLDDMKKSNKDNINILEIGAGSGCISIAIGKKLDELGLSYNIVAIDISKDALKVAEYNLDKLEGSKDKISFVEKDIFDIDNFNKDIDYIVSNPPYIPYTEFEGLNEEVNKYEPTISLTDYKDGLSFYRKIIELYTNPVITGKLFFEIAYNQKANLEKLLQEFSGINSTFYKDYSDNDRVLEVSK from the coding sequence ATGGAAAAAATTTCTAATCCGACGGTTCTCGATATAATTAAATCTTCAACTGAGCTTCTTGCAAAAAAGAATATAACAAACCCGAGGCTGAATGTTGAGCTGATGTTATGTGAGGTGCTTGATTGTGACAGGGTAAGACTATATCTGGATTTTGAGAAACCTCTAACAAAAAATGAACTGGAGTTATATAGGGAATGGTTTAAAAGAAGATTGAATCATGAGCCTCTTCAATACATAACAGGCCATGCATATTTTTACGGATACAGATTTAAAGTAAATGAACATGTTCTGATTCCACGGCAGGAAACTGAGATACTTGTAGAAAAGGTGCTTGATGATATGAAAAAAAGTAATAAAGACAATATAAACATACTTGAAATAGGTGCCGGTTCGGGATGTATATCAATAGCTATTGGGAAAAAACTTGATGAGCTGGGTCTGAGCTATAACATAGTTGCAATAGATATATCAAAGGATGCCTTAAAAGTTGCTGAATACAACCTTGATAAGCTTGAAGGCAGTAAAGATAAAATTTCATTTGTAGAAAAAGATATTTTTGATATTGATAATTTTAATAAGGATATAGATTATATTGTTTCGAATCCCCCTTACATTCCTTACACTGAATTTGAAGGTTTGAATGAAGAAGTTAATAAATACGAACCGACAATTTCGCTTACAGATTATAAAGACGGATTAAGTTTTTATAGAAAGATTATAGAACTTTATACAAATCCTGTTATAACGGGAAAATTGTTCTTTGAAATTGCATATAATCAGAAGGCAAATCTTGAAAAATTATTACAAGAATTTTCAGGAATAAACTCAACTTTTTATAAAGATTACAGCGATAATGACAGAGTTTTAGAGGTAAGCAAATGA
- a CDS encoding glycosyltransferase — protein MVIFTFSLIIAYFLTHLFLRYGLDKSVSLKTVNPSPNNKVTIIVAARNEEKIIGQCITSLKQLTYNKENLEIFLVNDKSTDATKEIMLKETSGHSFFKVIDSRPESSTNLKGKANALDTAIMQSSGEIIIGTDADCKVNKEWVQEVVKYYDKDTAMVCGVTYINSSNSVFYKVQALDWVYLQTLASASSGINMTLSCIGNNLSFRKSVYEELGGYGNIPFSVTEDLALMQEIHSKGYKIKYPINENSIVETHACKSLDELFKQKRRWFRGGLKINILGLLLGLEMYPVNLILITGWFFLSWEIYFLFILIKIFSEVILISKPMRTYKFTYLYTYFVHFQLFFAFYGLTLPWTFLFNTKIQWKDRKF, from the coding sequence ATGGTAATTTTTACATTCTCTTTAATAATAGCATATTTCCTTACTCACCTTTTTTTAAGATACGGACTTGATAAGTCCGTTTCGCTTAAAACAGTAAATCCATCACCCAATAATAAGGTTACAATAATAGTTGCAGCAAGAAATGAAGAGAAAATAATTGGGCAGTGCATAACTTCTTTAAAGCAACTGACATACAATAAGGAAAACCTTGAAATATTTCTTGTAAATGATAAATCTACGGATGCTACTAAGGAAATAATGCTGAAAGAAACATCCGGACATTCTTTTTTTAAAGTAATAGATTCCCGTCCGGAAAGTTCTACAAATTTAAAAGGTAAAGCAAATGCGCTTGATACAGCCATTATGCAATCATCAGGAGAAATAATAATAGGAACCGATGCTGACTGTAAAGTGAACAAGGAGTGGGTGCAGGAAGTAGTAAAATATTATGATAAAGATACAGCAATGGTATGCGGAGTTACATATATAAATTCATCAAATTCAGTTTTTTATAAAGTGCAGGCTTTAGACTGGGTTTATCTTCAGACTCTTGCTTCGGCCAGTTCAGGAATTAACATGACTCTCAGCTGCATAGGAAATAATTTATCTTTCAGAAAATCAGTGTATGAAGAACTTGGCGGATATGGAAATATTCCTTTTTCAGTTACTGAGGATTTAGCGCTTATGCAGGAAATTCATTCGAAGGGTTATAAAATAAAATATCCGATCAATGAAAATTCAATTGTAGAAACGCACGCTTGTAAAAGCCTGGATGAATTGTTTAAACAAAAGAGAAGATGGTTCAGAGGCGGATTGAAAATAAATATACTTGGCTTATTACTCGGGCTGGAAATGTACCCCGTAAATCTAATCCTGATTACAGGCTGGTTTTTTCTTAGCTGGGAAATTTATTTCCTGTTTATACTAATAAAAATATTTTCAGAGGTTATATTAATTTCAAAACCGATGAGAACTTATAAATTCACATATCTTTATACCTACTTTGTTCACTTCCAGCTGTTCTTCGCATTCTATGGTTTAACACTGCCATGGACATTTCTTTTTAATACAAAAATACAGTGGAAGGACAGAAAATTTTAA
- a CDS encoding D-tyrosyl-tRNA(Tyr) deacylase, with protein MIAVIQRVTKTSVTIDGKLHSEIGKGLLILLGVKTGDNEEQIKYLSKKIVDLRIFSDEQGKMNLSVKDISGEIVVISQFTLCADNGKSGNRPSFVLAEKPERANELYELMIDEMKNMYEADKIKSGVFAADMKVDLLNDGPVTIILER; from the coding sequence ATGATTGCAGTTATTCAGCGTGTAACAAAGACTTCTGTTACAATAGACGGGAAGTTGCACAGTGAAATCGGCAAAGGGTTGCTAATCCTTCTGGGTGTGAAAACGGGGGATAACGAAGAGCAGATAAAATATCTCTCAAAAAAAATTGTTGACTTAAGGATTTTTTCAGATGAACAGGGAAAGATGAACTTAAGCGTTAAAGATATTTCGGGAGAGATAGTGGTTATATCTCAGTTTACACTTTGCGCTGATAACGGCAAAAGCGGAAACAGACCAAGTTTTGTTTTAGCGGAAAAACCGGAAAGAGCAAACGAACTTTATGAGTTAATGATTGATGAAATGAAAAACATGTATGAAGCGGATAAAATAAAATCAGGAGTATTTGCTGCTGATATGAAAGTTGATTTATTGAACGACGGACCTGTAACCATTATTCTTGAAAGATGA
- the porV gene encoding type IX secretion system outer membrane channel protein PorV, giving the protein MKILAAMIIFSSLLISNSDTFAQSSSAVSTGVPFLLIGPNSRFAAMGETGTAIADDASAMHWNPSGLAFQTAGTEVNFTHSPWLAGLNIGDLFYDYVAGRKYIKSINGTVGASLTYLNIGEIIVTDETGRETGNNYKAYEMAFALAYATKLSPSWGVGITTRFIYSRLSPNDLQVGNEKGTGTAFTTSFDLSALWRPNTGAKWLKDKFSFGANLSNLGPKISYVDAAQADPLPTQLRLGVAYDVVKSEFNNLTLTADFSKLLVNRYTDDAGNPQSDPFYKAMFTSFKGGPEGIAKSIQTSVGAEYWYGAPRLIALRAGYFYEDPSNGNRKFITLGAGIRYSVYGFDFSYISAIEENHPLANTLRFGLLVNF; this is encoded by the coding sequence ATGAAAATATTAGCAGCTATGATAATATTTTCGAGTCTATTAATTTCAAATTCAGATACTTTTGCGCAGAGCAGCAGTGCAGTATCTACTGGGGTACCATTTCTATTAATCGGTCCAAACTCAAGATTTGCGGCGATGGGAGAAACCGGTACAGCTATTGCCGATGATGCTTCTGCAATGCACTGGAATCCCTCCGGTCTTGCTTTTCAGACTGCAGGTACAGAAGTAAATTTTACACATAGCCCATGGCTTGCAGGACTTAATATCGGAGACTTGTTCTACGATTACGTCGCGGGCAGAAAATATATTAAAAGCATTAACGGTACAGTCGGCGCCAGCTTAACTTATCTCAACATTGGTGAGATTATAGTAACCGACGAAACAGGTAGAGAAACAGGAAACAATTACAAAGCTTACGAAATGGCATTCGCACTTGCTTATGCTACAAAGCTTAGCCCAAGCTGGGGTGTTGGTATAACCACAAGATTCATCTACAGCAGATTGTCACCTAATGACTTACAGGTTGGTAATGAAAAAGGAACCGGTACAGCTTTCACAACCAGTTTTGACCTTTCAGCTTTATGGAGACCAAACACAGGCGCAAAATGGCTAAAAGATAAGTTCTCATTCGGGGCAAATCTTTCAAATCTTGGTCCGAAGATTTCTTACGTAGATGCTGCCCAGGCAGATCCGCTTCCAACACAATTAAGACTTGGTGTAGCTTACGACGTTGTAAAAAGCGAATTCAATAACCTTACTCTTACAGCTGATTTCTCTAAGCTTCTTGTAAACAGATATACCGATGACGCAGGTAATCCGCAATCAGATCCGTTCTACAAAGCAATGTTTACATCTTTCAAGGGAGGTCCTGAAGGAATTGCAAAATCAATTCAGACTTCAGTCGGTGCTGAGTACTGGTACGGCGCACCAAGACTTATCGCTTTAAGAGCAGGTTACTTTTATGAAGACCCTTCAAACGGAAACAGAAAGTTCATCACACTCGGAGCAGGTATCAGATACAGTGTTTATGGTTTTGACTTCAGTTACATCAGTGCTATAGAAGAAAATCATCCTCTTGCCAATACATTAAGATTCGGCTTGCTGGTTAACTTCTAA
- a CDS encoding DUF2520 domain-containing protein: MNFKKRKIYIIGAGKVGSSFVYEFIKKKYSINFVSERNLTKQKSFAKDLKKNKIQCSAEVNSEFLDGADVVFIMTQDSKIESVVDEIKNHKIDLKNKLFIHISGSLSSDIFYRLKVAKTNCGSFHPIQTFSEVTKNSSLVENIYFGIEGGRIASEYCKLIAADLKSNFIIVKNTDKYLYHVASVVTSNYLIGLIYAASKIIKQIGGDEKETYKIYEPIIKNTLENINRQGVVKSLTGPIDRNDVTIIEKHIKELIKVDKTLTNLYLNFGIIAAELAEQKSSISKKDKINLEKLMKKYLRS; encoded by the coding sequence ATGAATTTTAAAAAGAGAAAAATATATATAATAGGCGCTGGCAAGGTCGGTTCTTCTTTTGTTTATGAGTTTATTAAGAAAAAATATTCAATAAATTTTGTAAGTGAAAGAAATTTAACGAAACAAAAGAGTTTTGCAAAAGATTTAAAGAAAAATAAGATACAATGCTCAGCAGAAGTTAATTCAGAATTTCTGGATGGTGCAGATGTTGTTTTTATAATGACTCAGGACTCTAAAATAGAATCTGTAGTTGATGAAATTAAAAATCATAAAATAGATTTAAAGAATAAATTATTTATTCATATTTCAGGCTCTCTGTCATCTGATATTTTTTACAGGTTGAAGGTCGCAAAAACAAACTGTGGTTCATTTCATCCGATACAGACATTCAGTGAAGTTACAAAGAACAGCTCTCTTGTTGAAAATATTTACTTCGGAATCGAAGGCGGAAGGATTGCTTCTGAATATTGTAAACTGATTGCGGCTGATTTGAAATCAAATTTCATTATTGTAAAAAACACAGATAAGTATTTATATCACGTTGCTTCAGTTGTAACTTCAAATTACTTAATCGGATTAATTTATGCTGCGTCGAAAATAATAAAACAAATTGGCGGTGATGAAAAAGAAACATATAAAATTTACGAACCAATAATAAAAAATACGCTTGAAAATATTAACAGGCAGGGAGTCGTAAAATCTCTTACAGGTCCCATAGATAGAAATGATGTTACTATTATAGAAAAACACATAAAAGAGCTTATAAAAGTAGATAAGACACTTACCAATTTGTACCTTAATTTTGGTATAATTGCAGCAGAACTTGCTGAGCAAAAAAGTAGTATAAGTAAGAAAGATAAAATTAATTTAGAAAAACTGATGAAGAAATATCTACGCTCTTAA